The following are from one region of the Dreissena polymorpha isolate Duluth1 chromosome 2, UMN_Dpol_1.0, whole genome shotgun sequence genome:
- the LOC127869769 gene encoding uncharacterized protein LOC127869769, translating to MDIRKNLARVNENNDWFLQDLRRAINKEINILEIGTGSSYALPEVSDYNSTALFHASANECKLNRRCQNCHRKHHTSICKELQRKPEVESPQPEAAVFFSSTKRSNADVILKTAIAPVSSSHNTTDAAILVDEGAQRSFITRKLADDLQLESDGIETLSLTGFGGSNNRSLQQLERTTVYIVSKRKKIPVSVLIVPTIAAPIRCGYLRSTAELPYLRGLKLAHSVTGDTLFDISLLVGADHYWDIVEDHVVRGNGPTAVKSKIGYLLSGPMPSTSHASADKHILNVLASRAPEHSILERFWSLENMGISPCEPDRKSVEYLQQYQATAIEYDNGRYHAKLPWKQDHPALPTNHNIALKRTVGAIQRLCNEPEVPRAHGDSIAEQERRGFIERVPLGQESAEQVHYIPHHPVEKESSTTPIRIVYDCSCRQSRDSPSLNDCLKSTPPALNELTSILTIVTEIEAVLNDRPLTYASTDLNDPAHITPSQLLYGRRVTTLPHDDVTFDAGSTVAAADHATFNRMARRRELLIQQFYRRWKTEYLTSLREHHRMSGSNTQTINTGDVVQIHDDGPRCRRKLAVVVDVVTGRDGHVRAAKVRTSNGLYTLKANSKTLSTRSDKCQWKLMDNHDIDVMDCFLNI from the exons ATGGATATACGTAAAAATCTCGCCCGCGTAAACGAGAATAATGACTGGTTTTTGCAAGATCTGCGACGAGCGATTAACAAGGAAATCAACATTCTCGAGATCGGCACCGGAAGTTCCTATGCGTTGCCGGAAGTTAGCGACTACAACTCAACAGCATTGTTTCATGCAAGTGCGAATG AATGCAAGTTAAACAGACGCTGTCAAAACTGCCACCGGAAGCATCACACTTCTATCTGTAAGGAGCTACAAAGAAAACCGGAAGTTGAATCGCCGCAACCGGAAGCCGCCGTATTCTTCTCGTCTACAAAGAGGTCGAACGCAGACGTTATATTAAAAACCGCCATTGCCCCTGTTTCGTCGTCTCACAATACAACGGATGCCGCCATATTAGTCGACGAAGGCGCACAGCGATCCTTTATCACCAGAAAGCTTGCTGACGAtcttcaactagagagtgatggAATAGAAACACTTAGCCTGACGGGATTCGGAGGAAGTAATAACAGAAGCTTACAGCAACTAGAACGCACGACAGTGTACATAGTTTCGAAGAGAAAAAAGATACCTGTTAGTGTACTCATCGTCCCCACTATTGCGGCTCCCATCAGATGCGGATATCTTAGATCGACTGCGGAACTTCCGTACCTGCGGGGATTGAAGTTGGCTCATTCCGTTACAGGTGACACGTTATTTGACATTTCATTACTCGTTGGAGCTGACCACTATTGGGATATTGTCGAAGATCATGTTGTTCGAGGGAACGGGCCGACCGCCGTCAAGTCTAAGATTGGTTATTTACTGTCCGGTCCGATGCCCTCCACGTCTCATGCGTCAGCTGATAAGCACATCTTGAACGTACTTGCATCGCGCGCCCCAGAACACAGCATATTAGAACGTTTCTGGAGTCTTGAGAACATGGGTATCTCACCTTGTGAACCTGACCGGAAGTCTGTCGAGTACCTACAGCAATACCAAGCGACAGCTATTGAGTACGACAACGGAAGGTACCATGCCAAACTACCATGGAAGCAAGACCACCCTGCTCTACCAACAAACCACAACATAGCCTTGAAGAGAACTGTTGGGGCTATTCAGAGGTTGTGCAATGAACCGGAAGTGCCTCGGGCACATGGTGACAGCATAGCAGAGCAGGAAAGACGTGGCTTCATCGAGCGGGTACCACTTGGTCAAGAGTCAGCTGAACAAGTGCACTACATTCCTCATCACCCAGTGGAAAAAGAATCATCAACGACACCCATACGCATCGTCTACGATTGTAGCTGCCGTCAGTCACGTGATTCACCAAGCTTGAACGACTGCCTGAAATCAACGCCACCGGCATTGAACGAGCTTACGTCGATTCTTACAATCGTCACAGAAATCGAGGCTGTACTTAACGATCGGCCATTGACGTATGCATCAACAGATCTAAACGACCCCGCGCATATCACGCCGTCGCAGCTGTTATACGGTCGCCGAGTTACAACGCTGCCACACGATGACGTCACATTCGATGCCGGGAGTACTGTCGCTGCAGCCGATCATGCTACATTTAACCGCATGGCAAGGCGACGTGAGCTGCTCATACAACAGTTCTACAGACGCTGGAAGACTGAGTACCTGACGTCACTCCGCGAGCACCACCGAATGTCTGGTTCCAACACGCAGACGATCAACACCGGGGACGTGGTGCAGATCCATGATGATGGCCCTAGATGTCGAAGGAAACTTGCCGTGGTCGTCGATGTTGTAACCGGAAGGGACGGGCATGTTCGCGCGGCCAAAGTGCGAACCAGTAACGGACTGTATACCCTAAAGGCCAATAGCAAAACTTTATCCACTCGAAGTGATAAGTGCCAATGGAAACTGATGGACAATCATGATATTGATGTGATGgactgttttttaaatatttaa
- the LOC127867339 gene encoding uncharacterized protein LOC127867339 isoform X2: protein MCTFIAVRLLLLFRINILGATGSSITSVRNVSIECKSERYGVVFKFQEQKSSDYIRLAECQFGPGGHSQLMDETFKGTYDVTYVNYTCVLTILYLTVDQCGIYTCAEMYNESETVEKQIGWNCEGVPKSTETTEGHWISIIVVLSVGCVVLAGSSTAFIVHFHFRRKNNQHTSNENRQELGDFSEAAPLTVPQTRAGNTMLDEESSTPITYSATDTHNASVDDLLAYSHNLNMTPKDTLTGDITQDDGQMSFTSQSIQNNIEQQPENTPKILEVRNDEHRHERLQVDDPEKESPVEERDEQTTPKTNFHQTVAFFESGEAKHNTSRSDNSEERKRIHEVGQSRLVSNTNQELISNIEKTLKKK from the exons ATGTGTACATTTATTGCAGTCCGCCTTCTACTTTTGTTCC GTATAAATATCCTTGGGGCAACTGGTTCCAGTATCACTTCAGTGAGAAATGTGTCTATAGAATGTAAATCTGAACGGTACGGAGTCGTTTTCAAGTTCCAAGAACAAAAGTCATCCGACTATATCAGGCTAGCTGAATGCCAGTTCGGACCAGGTGGCCATTCTCAATTGATGGATGAAACATTCAAAGGAACCTATGACGTGACATACGTTAATTACACGTGTGTACTGACGATACTGTATCTAACGGTAGACCAGTGTGGAATATACACGTGTGCAGAAATGTACAATGAATCAGAAACTGTTGAAAAACAGATCGGCTGGAACTGCGAAG GCGTTCCGAAATCCACTGAAACTACAGAGGGTCACTGGATATCCATAATAGTTGTTCTGTCTGTGGGATGTGTTGTTCTAGCTGGTAGCAGCACCGCCTTCATTGTTCACTTTCACTTTAGACGGAAGAATAACCAACACACGAGTA ATGAAAATCGTCAGGAGCTTGGGGATTTCTCGGAAGCGGCACCCTTGACAGTTCCTCAGACTAGAGCCGGTAACACCATGCTTGATGAAGAATCTAGTACACCCATTACATATTCAGCTACAGATACACACAATGCCTCAGTTGATGATTTATTGGCTTACAGCCATAATTTAAACATGACACCCAAGGATACACTGACTGGTGACATAACACAAGATGATGGACAGATGTCCTTTACAAGTCAAAGCATTCAAAATAATATAGAACAA CAACCCGAGAACACCCCCAAAATACTTGAAGTACGTAACGATGAGCATCGACATGAGCGTTTACAAGTCGATG ATCCGGAAAAAGAAAGTCCGGTTGAAGAACGGGATGAACAGACGACGCCTAAAACAAACTTCCACCAAACGGTTGCGTTTTTTGAAAGCGGTGAAGCCAAACACAATACAAGT CGATCGGACAACTCTGAAGAACGTAAGAGAATTCATGAAGTTGGGCAGTCAAGACTAGTCA GTAATACCAACCAGGAGCTCATATCAAATATTGAGAAAACCCTGAAGAAAAAGTGA
- the LOC127869770 gene encoding uncharacterized protein LOC127869770: MYMLQPWLKTQVSTKAPKEHVNVTNNILAGASALVVLVITVAVACVCRFYRRSLGSHVTENVVPVNNPAIERRLKRNVRPPFNGVMSRIYDEIDPGIFVSESPLANEDARMPLQGLTKVERYETLDRSGLRDESKYNTIVSC, translated from the exons ATGTACATGTTGCAA CCATGGTTGAAGACTCAAGTGTCCACAAAAGCCCCAAAAGAACATGTTAATGTTACAAATAACATATTAGCAGGAGCAAGCGCGTTGGTTGTACTTGTGATAACCGTTGCTGTTGCATGTGTGTGCCGGTTTTACAGACGGAGTCTTGGGAGTCATGTAACag aaaacgtCGTTCCTGTGAACAACCCCGCAATAGAAAGGCGCTTAAAACGAAATGTCCGACCGCCTTTCAACGGAGTGATGAGTAGGATTTATGATGAGATTGATCCTGGGATATTTGTTTCCGAGAGTCCGCTAGCAAATG aggatgcGCGTATGCCCTTGCAAGGATT AACAAAGGTAGAACGCTATGAGACGCTAGATCGCTCGGGGTTGAGAGATGAATCTAAATACAATACGATTGTTTCTTGTTGA
- the LOC127867339 gene encoding uncharacterized protein LOC127867339 isoform X1 — protein sequence MCTFIAVRLLLLFPGINILGATGSSITSVRNVSIECKSERYGVVFKFQEQKSSDYIRLAECQFGPGGHSQLMDETFKGTYDVTYVNYTCVLTILYLTVDQCGIYTCAEMYNESETVEKQIGWNCEGVPKSTETTEGHWISIIVVLSVGCVVLAGSSTAFIVHFHFRRKNNQHTSNENRQELGDFSEAAPLTVPQTRAGNTMLDEESSTPITYSATDTHNASVDDLLAYSHNLNMTPKDTLTGDITQDDGQMSFTSQSIQNNIEQQPENTPKILEVRNDEHRHERLQVDDPEKESPVEERDEQTTPKTNFHQTVAFFESGEAKHNTSRSDNSEERKRIHEVGQSRLVSNTNQELISNIEKTLKKK from the exons ATGTGTACATTTATTGCAGTCCGCCTTCTACTTTTGTTCC CAGGTATAAATATCCTTGGGGCAACTGGTTCCAGTATCACTTCAGTGAGAAATGTGTCTATAGAATGTAAATCTGAACGGTACGGAGTCGTTTTCAAGTTCCAAGAACAAAAGTCATCCGACTATATCAGGCTAGCTGAATGCCAGTTCGGACCAGGTGGCCATTCTCAATTGATGGATGAAACATTCAAAGGAACCTATGACGTGACATACGTTAATTACACGTGTGTACTGACGATACTGTATCTAACGGTAGACCAGTGTGGAATATACACGTGTGCAGAAATGTACAATGAATCAGAAACTGTTGAAAAACAGATCGGCTGGAACTGCGAAG GCGTTCCGAAATCCACTGAAACTACAGAGGGTCACTGGATATCCATAATAGTTGTTCTGTCTGTGGGATGTGTTGTTCTAGCTGGTAGCAGCACCGCCTTCATTGTTCACTTTCACTTTAGACGGAAGAATAACCAACACACGAGTA ATGAAAATCGTCAGGAGCTTGGGGATTTCTCGGAAGCGGCACCCTTGACAGTTCCTCAGACTAGAGCCGGTAACACCATGCTTGATGAAGAATCTAGTACACCCATTACATATTCAGCTACAGATACACACAATGCCTCAGTTGATGATTTATTGGCTTACAGCCATAATTTAAACATGACACCCAAGGATACACTGACTGGTGACATAACACAAGATGATGGACAGATGTCCTTTACAAGTCAAAGCATTCAAAATAATATAGAACAA CAACCCGAGAACACCCCCAAAATACTTGAAGTACGTAACGATGAGCATCGACATGAGCGTTTACAAGTCGATG ATCCGGAAAAAGAAAGTCCGGTTGAAGAACGGGATGAACAGACGACGCCTAAAACAAACTTCCACCAAACGGTTGCGTTTTTTGAAAGCGGTGAAGCCAAACACAATACAAGT CGATCGGACAACTCTGAAGAACGTAAGAGAATTCATGAAGTTGGGCAGTCAAGACTAGTCA GTAATACCAACCAGGAGCTCATATCAAATATTGAGAAAACCCTGAAGAAAAAGTGA